In Dehalococcoidales bacterium, the genomic stretch ACTCTCTACATCCAGGTTGGAGAACGGGTCCAGAACCACATAGAATTCCCCGGTAATGCCTATAATCAGTGGTTGGGCTTGCGGGTCTCCGGCGAGGCGGTCAAGCCGGCTAATGCTGTCTGACTGGGCCTTCTTGAGTGTAGCATAATCTTCAGCATCATCAATAGCCCTGATAGCGTCACTGAATATCTGGTTGGCGGTTCCCTTTACCAGTTCTATGGCGCGTTTTTTCTGCACCGCACGCTCTATCCTGTCCAGGGCGTTCAGTTTGGCGAGCCCAAAACGGAAAGCTGATATAATTCTGGGCCAGGAAGCGTTGTTGGCCAGGTGTTTAATTGTTTTCAGCAAACCGAAAAGCTTGTGCTCGGATATTCCTATCCTGACTATTTGGACATTGTTGTATCCCAGGTCATGGAGAATTTGCTCCTGCGTCCGGGCGTAGTAGCCCAGGCGGCAGATACCGTAGCCGGCGGGCATAATCATGGTATCGGCCCCCATCTCGGCGGCCTCAATCAGGTTACCCAGTGTCAGTTTGAATGGGATGCAAAGACCTTCCGGAGAATGCCTGGTACCCAGTGACAAAGTGCGCTGATTACTGCTCGGCGGTATGATAAAGTCAACATCAAGCCTCTGAAACAGGGCTTTAAAAGGGATATACATGTTTCCCATATGGGGCAGGCTTACGCGCATTTTTCCGCCTGTTTTCTTTTCTTACGGTATATCATTTCCAGGAAGGCTTCTAACCGGGTGATAATGCCGGCATCAGCAGTGTGTTCTTCCAGGGTGAGACTCATGAAGGCAGTATCATTCAGCCGGTTAGCTTCCCGGCGTACCGTGTCAATTATTAGCGAATCAGGCCCGCAGCCGAAAGCCATCAGGCCGATAACACCATCGGCTTCACTTTGAAGGTAATGCCCCCCCGCCCCGACGATTTCCTCTTCATATGTCCAGTAGGTCTGGCCGGTTAATCTGGTTACCGCAGTGCCCAGTTGCCCGTCACTGAGTATCTCCGGGGTTAACACCCGGACGTCAGCCTGCTCCAGCCTCCTGATGAGGCGGTGATTGATGTGCTCATCATAGAGCAGATAAGGGTGGCCGATGAGGGCGATAGTGGCTCGCGTTGACGCTGGACTGCCGGAGCCTGGACTGTACTTTGCCGGTGTCTCCCCGGATATTCCGCCCATTGCCTCAGGCCGCGTCAGTCTGCTATTGGTCATCAGTTCCTTATAGTCCAGGTAGGCTCGCCAGGCTGCCAGACTGGCATGCCTGAGCTGTAAAGGATTCCGGGTGAAGTGCCGCCCCAGTTTATAGATAGCCTGGTATAGCCGGTTCTTACCCCGGTTAGTGTCAATGTCTATTTCCAGGATGGGAGGAGCTTCAGGGACAACGGCCCTGGTCATATCCGGTAAGCCGAGGAACTTGGAACAGTTATAAACATTATTGCCTACGCTGCGGACAGCCGGAATAAAAATCCAGTCGCACTTTTCCGCCAGGGAGATAACATGCCCGATGTAAGCCTTGACCGGCAGGCAGGTATCAGCTATTACCCGGGCGGCGCCGCCGGACAGTATTGCCTGAGTAGTCGGCGGTGAGACCACCACTTCTGCCCCCAGTTCTTCAAAGAAGGTCTTCCACATAGGGTAGTACTGGTAATATAACAGGGCTCTGGGGATTCCTATCCTCTTCATTTTCTTTGCTCAAACTCTTTTCTGGCGCTGATTATCAACTCGGGATTGGCCAGCAGGTCCACGACGGTCATCGCCATGGCTTTGGCGGCATCAAGCATTCCCTTGATACCACCAGCGGAGGCGGCGGCATCCGCAAACTGCGGAGAATGACCGGCTATCCTTTTATCGCCGGTGATGGCGACCCTGGGGTGAATGCTGGGTACCAGCTGGCTGACATTGCCCATATCGGTACTGCCGGCACCGTCGCCGGAAGCGGAAAGCCGGACTTTTCGGCCGAGGGATTCCATATTTTGTTTAAACAGGTTGGCCAGGGACAGGTTATTACGCATTGGTGCGTAACCTCCTTCACCCCATTCATATTCCAGCCTGGCACCGCTGGCTGTGGCCGCACCGGTAAAGCAGTTGAGGACTTTTTGCTTTAGTTCAGCCAGGTAGACATCATCTGTAGCGCGGACTTTGAACAGGCCAGCGCTATAGGCGGGGACGATATTGGCTGCTTCTCCTCCATTGGTGACAATACCGTGAATACGCGCTGTGCCCTTGATGTGCTGGCGCAGTGAATTGATGGCGGCAAAAGAGAGGGACATTGCTTCGGCAGCGTTGACGCCTGCCTCCGGTCGGGCGGCGGCATGGGCAGCCCGGCCATAGAATTTGACCTCTATAATCTGATTGGCCAGTGACTGGATGGTGGCCGTATCATCCACTCCGGGGTGTGCCATCATGGCGATATCCAGGTTATTGAAGGCTCCCCGTTCAGCCATTATTGCCTTACCGCCGTATATTTCTTCCGCAGGGGTGCCGATAACCATGATGGTGCCGCCGAAGCGGCCAACAGCTACCTTTGCGGCTATGGCGGCGCCGACGGCCATGGTACATATCAGGTTGTGACCACAGGCATGACCGAGTCCGGGCAGGGCATCATACTCTGCCATGATGGCGAGAGCTGGCTTGCCATTTCCGTAGCTGGCCTTAAAAGCGGTCGGCATCTGGCAGATACTCCGTTCCAGAGAGAAGCCGTTTTCCTCCAGATACCCGGTTAGCCATTCGGCTGCCTTGAACTCATGGAAACCCAGCTCGGGATTGGCGTGGATTTTCAGAGACAGTCCGTTGAGTTCCTCCCGCCGGGCGTCTATTTCATTAATGACAGCCGCCTTTAGTTTGTCTGCTTCCATATTCCCAATGTTCCTCTACTGGCTAGTAGAGTCCTCATTCTGCTGGTGTCATCGGTATCGGATTTACCGCTTAACTCCATTCCTCTTCTTTAACTGCAATGCTCCCGGCTGACTATGTTCGCATTTCGAGGTAATCTTGCCGGCTTGCCCTGGCCGCCGCCGAACTGACATAACTGACAACCGGGATGCAATTACTTCTGTCGCAATTAACTTTTCATTATAGCTTAACCCCGCCGGTATTTCTAGGGCGCGTGCTTGACTTCTCATCGAACATGGGATATACTAGCCAGGGTAAGCAACAGGTAGCGGGATTATCAGGGCTGAGTGCTTTCCCTAGGAAGTCTCAGCCTTAATTATGCCAGAATAGATTTTCAATGAAGATAGCTATTAGTGGCAAAGGCGGAGTGGGTAAGACCTTATTAGCAACTCTTCTGGCTAAGATATTCGCTGATTCCGGCTATTCCGTACTGGCTATAGATGCTGACCCTGATTCTAACCTGGCGGCTAACCTCGGTTTCCCTCACAGCGAAGAAATAACTCCCATATCAGAGATGGGGGAGCTTATTGAGGAGAGGACGGGGGCAAGACCCGGTCAGAGCGCTCCCTACTACAAGTTAAATCCCAGGGTTGATGACCTTCCGGAAAAATACTCGGCAAAGCTTGACGGCATCAGGTTGATGGTGATGGGGCGTATCAAAAGGGGGGGCACCGGCTGCTATTGTCCGGAAGGTACTCTCCTGCAGGCATTGATGGCTCATCTGCTCATCGCCAGAGACGAAGTGGTCATTATGGATATGGAAGCTGGAGTTGAGCACCTGGGACGGGCGACAGCCAAGGCGGTGGATAGACTGATTGTGGTGGTGGAGCCGGGCCGGCGGAGCATTGAGACGGCTCTTAGAATCGCCGAGTTAGCCAGGGATATCGGCCTGCAAAATATCGGTGCCGTCGGCAATAAAATCCATAGCCCATCAGAGAAAGAGTTCATAATTTCAAACCTGCCCGGCTTTCAATTCCTCGGGTTTATCCCTTATGACCAGGCACTGGTTGAGGCTGACCTGGCCAATCAATCCCTTTTTAACTCCAGCCCGGCGATTCTGGCCGCGGTGAAGGATATTTATCAGGCGCTGGTATCGGCTGCCGGACACCATGCCTGAATTCAGGAAAGAACATAAATGGCTGACCGGAGGTGGGGAGAGCCGCTCCCCTTCCCAGGTTTATGTGGCGTTGTAGATGCTGAGGTTGCCTGCAGTAACCTCAGCGGTAGATAGCTGGACGGCAAAATATAGACAAAAATATAGGAGGTTTCATGGCTTACGATGCGGTAAAGATGAAAGACTGGCAGATTGCCGAGGCGGCAGAGGTGAACATGCCCACGCCTGACGAGTGGCGGGAAAAACTGAACCTGCAGAAGGATGAGATTCTTCCCTACGGTAGAATAGCCAAGCTTGATTTTCTGAAGATAATGGAGCGTCTCAAGGATAGACCGGACGGCAAGTATATTGAAGTGACTGCCATAACCCCCACCCCTCTGGGAGAAGGGAAGAGCACCACTTCCTGCGGTCTGATTGAGGGTCTGGGTAAGCGGAACCTGAATGTGGGCGGCTGTCTCCGTCAGCCCTCGGGCGGGCCTACCATGAACGTTAAAGGGACGGCAGCCGGTGGCGGTAACGCTTTGCTCATCCCCATGACCGAATTCTCGATGGGGTTGACCGGTGATATCAATGATATTATGAATGCGCAGAACCTGGCGATGGTGGCTCTTTCCTCGAGGATGCAGCACGAGCGTAATTATGATGACGATCGCCTGGCTAAACTGACCAAGATGCGCCGGCTGGATGTTGACCCCACCCGGGTAGAGATGGGCTGGATTATAGACTTCTGCGCCCAGAGCCTGCGTGATATCATCATCGGCATTGGCGGCCGGATGGATGGCTTCCTGATGCGGTCGAAATTCGGTATCGCCGTCAGCTCAGAGCTGATGGCGATCCTGTCCATTGTCCGGGACCTGGCTGACCTTCGTGAGAGACTGGATAACGTTACCGTGGCTTATGACAGAAAAGGGAATCCGGTGACCACCAGGGACCTTGAGGTAGGTGGCGCGATGACTGCCTGGATGCGAAATACCATCAATCCTACCCTGTGTTCTACCGTGGAATATCAGCCTTTGATGGTACACGCCGGACCTTTCGCCAATATCGCTGTCGGCCAGTCATCTATCATTGCTGACCGTATCGGCCTGAAGATGTTTGACTATCATGTCACTGAAAGCGGATTTGCCGCTGACATCGGCTTTGAGAAATTCTGGAATGTAAAGTGCCGCTACAGCGGTCTAAAGCCACATGTTTCGGTGCTGACGACCACCATCCGCGCCCTGAAAATGCATGGGGGCGGGCCTAGAGTGGTGGCCGGTCTACCCCTCTCCGAGGAATACACTAAAGAAAACCTGGGACTTCTGGAGAAGGGCCTGCCTAATATGCTGCACCATATTAACACCATCAGGACAGCCGGTATCAATCCGGTGGTTTGCATCAATAGCTTTCATACTGATACCAAAGACGAGGTAGCCATGGTCAGGAAAGCGGCGGAGGCGGCGGGAGCGCGCTGCGCGGTGAGCACGCACTGGGCTAATGGCGGCGATGGCGCCCTGGAGCTGGCCGATGCGGTTGTGGATGCTTGTAAAGATGATAATAAATTTGAGTTCCTCTATCCTAACGAGATGAAGCTGCGTGACCGTGTGGCCAAGATTGCCAGGGTGGTCTACGGGGCGGACGGTGTCTCCTGGTCGCCTGAAGCTGAAGCCAAGGCTAAGAAATTCGAAGCTGATCCCAAATATGACCAGTATGCCACTATGATGGTGAAGACTCACCTTAGTCTTACTCACGACCCGACCATTAAGGGCGTACCCAAGGGGTGGACTCTGCCCATCCGCGATGTGCTGGTTTACTCCGGGGCGAAATTCCTCTGTCCCTGCGCCGGGACCATAACCTTGATGCCCGGTACCAGCTCTGACCCGGCCTTTAGAAGGGTCGATGTCGACGTGAATACTGGCAAAGTACAGGGACTCTTTTAGCACATTGGCGCCATATCTGGTAAAATATAGATAGATGGCGAAGGATTTGGCGGATAAAAAGAGAAAGGTTCACTTTGAGCCGGATAATGTTGAGATTGCTGTAGAACCAGGGACTAATCTCCTGGAGGCGGCAATTGAAGCGGGGGTGCGTATCTACGCTTCCTGCGGGGGTGCTGGTACCTGTGGTACCTGTAAAGTCCTCATCAAGGAAGGGGAAGTGGAGACCACCCGTACCAGGAAAGTTTCCGAGAAAGAGTATCAGCAGGGGATAAGACAGGCCTGCCAGAGCCGGGTGCTTACTGACCTGGTGGCTTATGTTCAGCCTGAGTCCAGGCTGGAGCGGGCTGTCTTGTCCCGCGACGAGAGAAAAGTATCGGAAGCCCTGGCTACCGGCTGGAGGTTCAAACCGCCACTCACTAAATTCTTCGTTGAGCTCTCGCCACCTTCCATCGGGGATAATGTCAGTGACCTGTCCCGGCTGCTCAGGGGCTTGAAACGGCAGCATAACCTGAGCAATATGTGGGTGGACTTTGAGGTGCTGAAGAAGCTGTCC encodes the following:
- a CDS encoding acyl-CoA dehydratase activase-related protein, yielding MRVSLPHMGNMYIPFKALFQRLDVDFIIPPSSNQRTLSLGTRHSPEGLCIPFKLTLGNLIEAAEMGADTMIMPAGYGICRLGYYARTQEQILHDLGYNNVQIVRIGISEHKLFGLLKTIKHLANNASWPRIISAFRFGLAKLNALDRIERAVQKKRAIELVKGTANQIFSDAIRAIDDAEDYATLKKAQSDSISRLDRLAGDPQAQPLIIGITGEFYVVLDPFSNLDVESELGKLGVEVRRTTFVSEWTKFSLFLNPLGVNEKDRIHKAALPYLKRDVGGEGWETVGEKVLHSGEYDGIIHLAPFTCMPEVVAQNIMPSTREKIPVLTFICDEQMTKTGMLTRLEAFVDLLQRKRHTARNRQAATA
- a CDS encoding acyl-CoA dehydratase activase-related protein, with protein sequence MKRIGIPRALLYYQYYPMWKTFFEELGAEVVVSPPTTQAILSGGAARVIADTCLPVKAYIGHVISLAEKCDWIFIPAVRSVGNNVYNCSKFLGLPDMTRAVVPEAPPILEIDIDTNRGKNRLYQAIYKLGRHFTRNPLQLRHASLAAWRAYLDYKELMTNSRLTRPEAMGGISGETPAKYSPGSGSPASTRATIALIGHPYLLYDEHINHRLIRRLEQADVRVLTPEILSDGQLGTAVTRLTGQTYWTYEEEIVGAGGHYLQSEADGVIGLMAFGCGPDSLIIDTVRREANRLNDTAFMSLTLEEHTADAGIITRLEAFLEMIYRKKRKQAEKCA
- a CDS encoding M20 family metallopeptidase, coding for MEADKLKAAVINEIDARREELNGLSLKIHANPELGFHEFKAAEWLTGYLEENGFSLERSICQMPTAFKASYGNGKPALAIMAEYDALPGLGHACGHNLICTMAVGAAIAAKVAVGRFGGTIMVIGTPAEEIYGGKAIMAERGAFNNLDIAMMAHPGVDDTATIQSLANQIIEVKFYGRAAHAAARPEAGVNAAEAMSLSFAAINSLRQHIKGTARIHGIVTNGGEAANIVPAYSAGLFKVRATDDVYLAELKQKVLNCFTGAATASGARLEYEWGEGGYAPMRNNLSLANLFKQNMESLGRKVRLSASGDGAGSTDMGNVSQLVPSIHPRVAITGDKRIAGHSPQFADAAASAGGIKGMLDAAKAMAMTVVDLLANPELIISARKEFEQRK
- a CDS encoding carbon monoxide dehydrogenase accessory protein CooC is translated as MKIAISGKGGVGKTLLATLLAKIFADSGYSVLAIDADPDSNLAANLGFPHSEEITPISEMGELIEERTGARPGQSAPYYKLNPRVDDLPEKYSAKLDGIRLMVMGRIKRGGTGCYCPEGTLLQALMAHLLIARDEVVIMDMEAGVEHLGRATAKAVDRLIVVVEPGRRSIETALRIAELARDIGLQNIGAVGNKIHSPSEKEFIISNLPGFQFLGFIPYDQALVEADLANQSLFNSSPAILAAVKDIYQALVSAAGHHA
- a CDS encoding formate--tetrahydrofolate ligase — its product is MAYDAVKMKDWQIAEAAEVNMPTPDEWREKLNLQKDEILPYGRIAKLDFLKIMERLKDRPDGKYIEVTAITPTPLGEGKSTTSCGLIEGLGKRNLNVGGCLRQPSGGPTMNVKGTAAGGGNALLIPMTEFSMGLTGDINDIMNAQNLAMVALSSRMQHERNYDDDRLAKLTKMRRLDVDPTRVEMGWIIDFCAQSLRDIIIGIGGRMDGFLMRSKFGIAVSSELMAILSIVRDLADLRERLDNVTVAYDRKGNPVTTRDLEVGGAMTAWMRNTINPTLCSTVEYQPLMVHAGPFANIAVGQSSIIADRIGLKMFDYHVTESGFAADIGFEKFWNVKCRYSGLKPHVSVLTTTIRALKMHGGGPRVVAGLPLSEEYTKENLGLLEKGLPNMLHHINTIRTAGINPVVCINSFHTDTKDEVAMVRKAAEAAGARCAVSTHWANGGDGALELADAVVDACKDDNKFEFLYPNEMKLRDRVAKIARVVYGADGVSWSPEAEAKAKKFEADPKYDQYATMMVKTHLSLTHDPTIKGVPKGWTLPIRDVLVYSGAKFLCPCAGTITLMPGTSSDPAFRRVDVDVNTGKVQGLF